The nucleotide sequence TTTTCAAACAAAAAACGGCCCATGCCAGGTTGCTGGCTGCCTTGTCCTGGGAATACCAATGTAAACATTTTTTAGTACCTCAATAGAATACTGCCGGAAGTAAGACCTGCACCGAATGCGGTAAGCAAAATAGTCTGACCCCGTTTGATCTTGCCGTTTTTAACAGCCCAATCGAATGCAAGAGGGATGGAAGCTGCGGATGTGTTACCAGTTTCCTGGAGATACACGATCACACGTTCCATTGGGAATTTAAATTGATCTGCAACCGCCTCGATGATGCGCTTGTTGGCCTGGTGAGGAACAATCCAGTCGACCTGTTCAGGTGCAACCTTGTTGTGTTCCAGAGCCTCTTGGCAGCAGGACGCCATCGTGCGAACCGCGTTCTTAAAGATATCGCGGCCCTTCATGGTCATGAAGTGCAGGCCTTTGTCGATGGCTTCGTGGGATTGCGGGATTCTGCTGCCGCCCGCTGGAAGGATCAGAAGATCCGCCAGGTTGCCGTCGGCACGCAGGTGAGAGCTTTCAATAACGTTCGTCTGGCCTTCCGCTGCACGGGACACGACCCACGCCCCAGCACCGTCTCCGAAAAGAATGCAGGTTTCGCGGTCTTTGTAGTTCATGTAGCGGGAAAGGACTTCCGCACCGATAACCAGGATGTTTTTGTACATGCCTGTGCGGATGAATTGGTCGGCAATGCTGACGCCGTAGAGGAAGCCGGAGCAAGCTGCGTTCAAGTCCACAGCCATGATGTTTTTTGCTCCAAGTTTCGCTTGTACAAAGCACGCAGTGGACGGCATTTGATGGTCACCAGTTACGGTGCCCACCAGAATCATATCGATATCTTCGACTTTTAGATTAGCATCTTCCAGAGCGCGCTTGGCGGCGATGACACAAAGATCAGAAGTGGCCTGATCTTCGGAGGCGATATGGCGGCGTTCGATCCCGGTTCTTTCAACGATCCACTGATCGTTGGTTTCTACCATCTTTTCAAGATCCGTGTTTGAAAGGATCTTTTCAGGTAGATAGGAGCCTATCCCTGAAACTCGAGATCGATACATTCCTGCCATGGAGTCAACCTATTCTGTTCTGTTATGAAGCGAGATTATTTCGCTGCGCTGATTTGTTTGCCTTTGTAGTACAAAGCACCGTCAGCACTTTTGTGTGCGCGGTGAGGGCGAACAAGTTCACCAGTCTTTTTTTCTACAGCGATAGCTGGAGCAGTAAGACCGTCGTGAGAGCGGCGCATGTCACGCTTGGAGCGGGATGTTTTCTTCTTAGGAGTTGGCATTTCAAACCTCGTTTTAAATCAGTATTTAGCAAAGCACGTTAATTTAACCAAAGAACAATAAAAATCAACAATTTAATTGAGTTTTAAATTCTTTAGAGCCGCAAATGGATTCTGGGGCTTTTCTACCGGCATTTGTTCTTCGTAGATAAGGCCTTGTCCTGACTCGGGAATTCTGCAATCTGAGGGTTTTCCGTCTTCGCCAATTTCCGGACATGCCGGATTAAAAGGCGCAGCAAGAGCAACCACTTCATGCAGGTATTCGCTCATATCAAAAACCATATTTTCGTATTCAGAAACCTCAGGACCGCCTTCTGGCAGGTCGCTGACATGGTTCACCTTGGAATACTTGCTGGCGCGGGGCTGTTCGCGCTTAGGGATCAGGATTTCGTGGAATCTTTCGCTGACCGGCAAATTGAAGTCATTTCCGCAGCGGGAGCAGACTTCCGGGGATTTGGTCTTGATTTTCCCGGTCAGTTCGAAGTCCTTGGAATTCAAAGGTTTAATGAAAAACTCAGCGTCGTAGGCGTTTTTGCCCACGATGTCGGCCAAAACCGCATTGGCTTCGCCAGTTTGAGTGGTCCAGTGATAGGCGCGGCCTTCTTCAGGGACTTCAGTCAATTTGATCTTCATAGAAACTCCTCAGCTTCCCCAAAAGGCCTCTTTGGGCCCATAGTGCATTGTAATCGGGGAACGGGACTTTGTAGTGAATTTGGAGCGGTTGGTCAAGGACTGATTTCGTCTAGTGGGTCTTGCGGGGCTCTATGGCGGGAGTAGGCTTTAATTGAAAGCTAAAGGGGGTCTATATGGCTACTTTAAGACTGCATGGACATGAGTATTACTTTGAAGATCATGGCCCCAAAGACGCCCCCTGCATCGTGCTGAGTCCTCTTGTTTATACAGACACCACTGTTTATGAGCCCATCGCCCGCATCCTGGCGGACGACTATCGTGTGATCACTTATGATCACCGCGGCTTGGGTCGCAGCGAACACACTGTCAGCCCCAGCCTGGAAAGCGGCGCCAAGGACGTGGCGGCTCTTATTGAACAGCTGGGTGTTGGACCCTGCCACTTTGTAGGAAACTGTCTGGGAGCCTATATCGGACTGCAACTGGCCATCCATCGATCTGATCTGCTGAAAAGCTGCACGTTGATGGGGGCCGTCGCTGAGGGTGAAAGCGATGAAACCATAAAAGCTATGGAAGGCTTTGTCGCCAATATCAAGAAAGAAGGAATGAAAGCAGGGGTTGGTGACTTCGCTAAAATGTGGTTCGGAGACACCTTCCGCGCCACCAAAGATCCAATTCAAGTCAGCCGCCGTGAAAAATGGCTGAGTCATATCAAACACATGAAGCCAGAGGAAATGGATTCGGCTTTGCAAATCTTCCGCCGAACCGACATGAGCGAAGACCTGAATAAAGTGCATTGTTCTGTTCTGGTTCTGGCTGGTGATGAGGATTCACCTTCAAATCTGGAAGCTTACCGCCGTCTGGCCAAAGCTCTTCCGGCCGGTGAATACAAAACCATCCACCACGCGGGTTTTGCCCTTGTGATCGAACAACCTGAAGAGGTCGCCGAAAACATCCGCACCTTCGTGGGTAAAGTCGAACGTCATCTGAAACATCAATTCAAACAAGCTCCGCTGGGTTTTGATGCCCGCGCGATGTGAAGTTAGGTTCGAAGGCCCTCTGCAGGCAGCAGGGGGTCTTCTTTATTTAGATATATTTGGTGATTTCCTTGATCTCGTCCAAATCAAGGTCCTTGTGGTTGCCATCCAGGCAGTGCTCGATGTGATCGTGAATATAAACGCTTTTTGCCGCTGACAGGGCTTTGGTGACCGCGTGCAGTTGGCGGGCTACATCAACGCAGGCGCGTTCGTCAGCAATCATTTTAATGACAGTTTCCAAGTGGCCTTTGGCGCGCTTCAGGCGTTTAGAGACATCCTCGTGACTTGCATGTTGCTTTTTGTGTGACATGAAACTAGTATCCCCTCCCGGGGGATGGGATGTCAATGAAAGTCCAGAGCTTGTTCCGAATTGAAACTCAACTGTTGGTGGGAAGATTGTTAACCAGATCCGGCGATCAGGCCTGGGACTTTGTTGTGCCCTTTGCCTTGCTGGTTATCTTTCCGGGAAAACTGCAGGTTGCTGCATTTTATTATCTTATAGTGAAGATAGGGACCTTTCTGTTGACCCCTTCCAGTGGAAAATGGATCGATACTCACCCTCGCATTCAGGTGGTGAAGTGGGGCGTCTGGCTGCAGTTTTTTGCCATTCTTGCGGGCATGGTGTTTTTCGGAATGCTGGATAATCTTATTCGTGATGGGGGCCGCGATTCGTGGTTGTTGCCTGTGCTGTTTGTCGCTCTGGCGTTATCGGGGGTTATGGCTTCTCTGGGGTCACAGATCACGGATATATCTGTTGGGAATGATCTGGCTCCGTCTCTGGTGGCGCCGGAAAAACTAACCCAGTTCAACAGCTGGTTGCGTCGAATTGATCTGGCCACCGAGGTGGGGGCGCCGATTCTGGCCGGAACTTTGTTTGCATTTCATCCAGCACAGCTTCCATTGGCGGGTCTGTTCCTGATTGGTCTTTGGAATTTGATATCTTTTGTTCCTGAATATTTCCTTTTAAAGAATGTGATTCAAAAATCAGGATTAAAGGTCAAGGCTCTTGCTCAGGTGCAGAGCTGGAAAGAAACCTTCCAGATCAAACTGCACGGTTCTTTTGCAGATCCCATTTTCTGGCTGATTTTAAGTTATGCCTTGTTGTGGCTGTCGGTATTAAGTCCGCATGGAGTTTTGTTGGCCGCCTACTTAAAGGATGAAATGAGGCTTCCGGAAGCAGAGATCGGCCTTTTCCGCGGGCTGGGCGCTGTCTTTGGTCTGATTTCGACGGTGAGTTTTCCTTATCTGGTCCGTCAACTGGGTTTGATCCGCAGCTCGCGATGGCATTTGGGTTTTCAGGGGCTTACCCTGACAATCGGAATCGTGGCTTTTGCGATGGGATCGGTGGCTTCGGTGTATGTGTTTTTGGGATGTATTTTACTTTCGCGGGTGGGACTTTATGGATTTTCCAACGGGGAGTTCGAGCTTCGTCAAAGACTTATCCCCGAAGGTCGTCGCGGGGAATTGAACTCGCTCAGTTCTTTGATGACTACGTCAGCCACCTTGATTTTATTTGCGGCTGGCAGTCTGCTGCCGCGAACGGAAGACTTTAAATATCTGGTTTACTTGTCGCTGATTGCGGTGCTTGTGGCGAATGTGGTCTTTATCAAATGGTCCAGCAGGCAGGGGGCACCCTTAAGATCTGCTGAACCGGTTGAACCCTGAGGGCCTATTTTACGTATAGGTCCGAGGCTTTCGGAGTCGATTTGATTAGCTTTAGTTTTTTCATCTGCTGAACCAGGGTGTCCCAGCGTTCGTCCGTCATGGACCCCACCACAACGCCCGTGGTTTCAATCAAAGGCTTTTGGATATCGGCGGCTTTGTTAAAGGTTGTCAGATCAATGGCCTTGTTCAATGTGGCCATATGTTCATTCGTGGCTTTTGGATCCTTCAGGTAATGCGCCCAGCCTTCTCGGGTCGCCGTCAGAACTTTTTGCACCAGCTCGGGTTTGTTTTTCAGGGTTTCTTCCGTGGTGGCCAGAACCACCAAATAGGGATTGAAACCTTCATCAGCAATCAGGAAGTTCTTCACCTTGGCGCCGGCTTTTTCCGCGCTTAAAGGCTCAATGGTGATAAAACCCTGCTGGGAAAAAGTCATGTCGTTCACAAAGTTGCTGACGCCACCCAAGTAAGGCACCACACGGACTTTGGGCTTTCCGAATTTCTGCACCAGGAACTGATAGTATGGCAGGCCTGATTGCATGGACAGGAAGCCTTCGTTGGTGAAAACATCTTTCAGGCTTTTAAAGTTTCTTTCTGCATGGGTCATTACGATGTACGGGGACTTTTGGTAAACCGCGAACAAGGCTTTGACCTTGTTCACTTTGTTTTTGTCCTGGGAAATGATCAGTTCATCTGCGCTGACGATGGCAAAATCAACTTTGTTGTTAGCCAGCATCTGCACGGTGGGAGTTCCGGATCCACCTTCAAGGATCTGTACGTCCAGGCCTTGCGTCTTATAGAAGCCCTGTAAAGAGGCGGCATAGAAGCCACCAAACTCGGGCTCAGCCTTCCAGTTCAGCGCCAGTGTTGCGGGTGCATTGGCGGCAAAGGCTGCTGATGTCATCAGAACAGAAATCAAAAGGGTGATCATGGTTTTCATAATTCTCCTTGCGTGTAAGAGGCTAGCGGGCGGCGGCTCAGTATTAACTTATGAAGCAAAGCCCAGGCGCCCATTAATAGAAGTCCCATCAGTGATAACAATAAAAGCGCACCAAAGACAATATCGACCCGTTGCTGGGTGCGCGCAGAATCAATCAGGGCCCCCAGGCCACCACCGGCCACAAACTCCCCGGCAATGGCGCCGATAATCGACAGACCCGTTGAGATTTTAAGACCGGAATAAATATAACTGTAAGCATGGGGAAGTTTTAATTTCCACAGGGTCTGCAAACGAGTGGCGCGATAAATTCGAAACAGGTCTTTTTGTGATTCGCTGACACTTTCAAGACCCATCAGGGTGTTGGCGATAATCGGGAACAGTGACACGATAAAGCTTGAGGCAATGACCGTGGGTGCGCCAAAGCCGAAATAGATCACCAGCAAAGGCGCAATGGCAATGATCGGCACAGTTTGGAAAAACACGGCAAACGGCAAAATGGCCCGCTTCAAAGTTTCAGACAAAGAAAACACAAATGAAATCAGTCCACCCATCAGAACACTTAAACCCAATCCCGCAAGAACATTGATCAGGGTTTCTTTGAAGGCGACGCCAAAGTCAGCGCGAAGCTCGTGCAAAGTTGTGATGACAGTGGAAGGGGAGGGCAGCAGGGTCTCACTCACCCACCCGCCACGAGTCAGAATTTCAAGACTTAAGGTCAATATCACAAAGCTGATAAAGGCCGGCAGAAAACGTTTCACGCGCGCAGCCTTTCAGAAAGTCCTTCAACGATCTTATTGAAACCTTCCGAGGTTCTTAGGTGTTCCTGCCGTTTTTCTGGTAAGGCCAGTTTTTGATCAAAAACGATGGGTGCTCCCTGCCCCTTTAACATCACCACACGTTCTGACAAGAACGCGGATTCAAACAGGGAATGCGTCACAAACACGACCGTCATGCGTTCGGAATGCCAAAGTTCATGAAGCTGGTTTTGCATTTCAAAACGGGTGCTTTCATCCAAAGCCGCAAAGGGTTCATCCATCAGTAAAAGCTTCGGGGAATTCACCAGCGCACGAGCCAAAGACACACGCATTTTCATTCCGCCAGACAGTTGATGGGGGAAAAGATGCTGGGCTTCGGTTAAGTGGACTTTTTTTAGTGCGGCCAGGACTTTGTTCTTACGTTCTTCGTCCGGCAGGTTTTTAAAAGTATGATTCAGTTCAAACGGCAGATGCACATTTTCATAAACAGTTCGCCATGCCAGCAGGTTGGGTTCCTGAAAAACAAAGCTGGAAGGGGCGTCTGGCATCGTCAGCTTCACGCTTCCAGAGTTGGCGGATTCAAGGCCGGCCATGAGTCTTAGCAATGTGGACTTGCCACATCCCGAAGGCCCCACAATTGAAATAAATGAACCGGGTTCAACAGTCAGGTCCATGTTTTCAATCACGGACCTTTTGCCGAAGTGCTTGCTCAGTTTTTCAA is from Bdellovibrio bacteriovorus str. Tiberius and encodes:
- a CDS encoding solute carrier 40 family transporter — its product is MSMKVQSLFRIETQLLVGRLLTRSGDQAWDFVVPFALLVIFPGKLQVAAFYYLIVKIGTFLLTPSSGKWIDTHPRIQVVKWGVWLQFFAILAGMVFFGMLDNLIRDGGRDSWLLPVLFVALALSGVMASLGSQITDISVGNDLAPSLVAPEKLTQFNSWLRRIDLATEVGAPILAGTLFAFHPAQLPLAGLFLIGLWNLISFVPEYFLLKNVIQKSGLKVKALAQVQSWKETFQIKLHGSFADPIFWLILSYALLWLSVLSPHGVLLAAYLKDEMRLPEAEIGLFRGLGAVFGLISTVSFPYLVRQLGLIRSSRWHLGFQGLTLTIGIVAFAMGSVASVYVFLGCILLSRVGLYGFSNGEFELRQRLIPEGRRGELNSLSSLMTTSATLILFAAGSLLPRTEDFKYLVYLSLIAVLVANVVFIKWSSRQGAPLRSAEPVEP
- the rpmF gene encoding 50S ribosomal protein L32, with product MPTPKKKTSRSKRDMRRSHDGLTAPAIAVEKKTGELVRPHRAHKSADGALYYKGKQISAAK
- a CDS encoding ABC transporter permease encodes the protein MKRFLPAFISFVILTLSLEILTRGGWVSETLLPSPSTVITTLHELRADFGVAFKETLINVLAGLGLSVLMGGLISFVFSLSETLKRAILPFAVFFQTVPIIAIAPLLVIYFGFGAPTVIASSFIVSLFPIIANTLMGLESVSESQKDLFRIYRATRLQTLWKLKLPHAYSYIYSGLKISTGLSIIGAIAGEFVAGGGLGALIDSARTQQRVDIVFGALLLLSLMGLLLMGAWALLHKLILSRRPLASYTQGEL
- a CDS encoding YceD family protein; this translates as MKIKLTEVPEEGRAYHWTTQTGEANAVLADIVGKNAYDAEFFIKPLNSKDFELTGKIKTKSPEVCSRCGNDFNLPVSERFHEILIPKREQPRASKYSKVNHVSDLPEGGPEVSEYENMVFDMSEYLHEVVALAAPFNPACPEIGEDGKPSDCRIPESGQGLIYEEQMPVEKPQNPFAALKNLKLN
- a CDS encoding alpha/beta fold hydrolase, which codes for MATLRLHGHEYYFEDHGPKDAPCIVLSPLVYTDTTVYEPIARILADDYRVITYDHRGLGRSEHTVSPSLESGAKDVAALIEQLGVGPCHFVGNCLGAYIGLQLAIHRSDLLKSCTLMGAVAEGESDETIKAMEGFVANIKKEGMKAGVGDFAKMWFGDTFRATKDPIQVSRREKWLSHIKHMKPEEMDSALQIFRRTDMSEDLNKVHCSVLVLAGDEDSPSNLEAYRRLAKALPAGEYKTIHHAGFALVIEQPEEVAENIRTFVGKVERHLKHQFKQAPLGFDARAM
- a CDS encoding ABC transporter ATP-binding protein, whose translation is MNSAQGIHIEKLSKHFGKRSVIENMDLTVEPGSFISIVGPSGCGKSTLLRLMAGLESANSGSVKLTMPDAPSSFVFQEPNLLAWRTVYENVHLPFELNHTFKNLPDEERKNKVLAALKKVHLTEAQHLFPHQLSGGMKMRVSLARALVNSPKLLLMDEPFAALDESTRFEMQNQLHELWHSERMTVVFVTHSLFESAFLSERVVMLKGQGAPIVFDQKLALPEKRQEHLRTSEGFNKIVEGLSERLRA
- a CDS encoding metal-sensing transcriptional repressor, with product MSHKKQHASHEDVSKRLKRAKGHLETVIKMIADERACVDVARQLHAVTKALSAAKSVYIHDHIEHCLDGNHKDLDLDEIKEITKYI
- a CDS encoding ABC transporter substrate-binding protein; translation: MKTMITLLISVLMTSAAFAANAPATLALNWKAEPEFGGFYAASLQGFYKTQGLDVQILEGGSGTPTVQMLANNKVDFAIVSADELIISQDKNKVNKVKALFAVYQKSPYIVMTHAERNFKSLKDVFTNEGFLSMQSGLPYYQFLVQKFGKPKVRVVPYLGGVSNFVNDMTFSQQGFITIEPLSAEKAGAKVKNFLIADEGFNPYLVVLATTEETLKNKPELVQKVLTATREGWAHYLKDPKATNEHMATLNKAIDLTTFNKAADIQKPLIETTGVVVGSMTDERWDTLVQQMKKLKLIKSTPKASDLYVK
- a CDS encoding beta-ketoacyl-ACP synthase III → MAGMYRSRVSGIGSYLPEKILSNTDLEKMVETNDQWIVERTGIERRHIASEDQATSDLCVIAAKRALEDANLKVEDIDMILVGTVTGDHQMPSTACFVQAKLGAKNIMAVDLNAACSGFLYGVSIADQFIRTGMYKNILVIGAEVLSRYMNYKDRETCILFGDGAGAWVVSRAAEGQTNVIESSHLRADGNLADLLILPAGGSRIPQSHEAIDKGLHFMTMKGRDIFKNAVRTMASCCQEALEHNKVAPEQVDWIVPHQANKRIIEAVADQFKFPMERVIVYLQETGNTSAASIPLAFDWAVKNGKIKRGQTILLTAFGAGLTSGSILLRY